The genomic stretch GGACATCGCGGCGCGAGTTTCAACCGGCGCGTCTTGGCCGGATAGCGACGAGTGCGCCCCGCATGGCGGGGTAGTGGTTTTGACTTGCGAAGACGGTTTAGCGGATACGATCCGGCCGCGATTGGATGCCGCTGGCGCGGACGTAAGACGGATAATTGCACTGCAAGGTGTGGCCGCAACCGACGACGAGGGCAGCTACCAGCGTGGCGTTGACCTATCTCGCGATCTTTCCACGGTGGAAGCCGCAATAGATTTTGCGCCCGATTGCCGGTTGCTGATCGTTGACCCCTTCCCCGCCTTTCTGGGAAAAACTGACAGCCACAAAAATGCCGAAGTCCGAAGTGTAATTGCCCCTTTGGCTGAGCTTGCTGAACGTAGACAGTTTGCCGTCCTTGGCATAACACATCTAAGTAAAAGCGAGCGACAGGCGATTTACCGCTGTATGGGCAGCTTGGCCTTCGCGGCTGCCGCTAGGGCTGTCTGGGCGGTGACGAAGGACGCGCGTGACGAGGAAAAGCGCCGCCGGTTGTTTCTGCCCATTAAAAATAATTTAGGTAACGATCTATCAGGATTGTCGTTTACGCTCGCTACAAAATACGGCGATGGCGGCGTACCGTGCGTGGCTTGGAGTGCCGAACCCGTTGATGATGTCACTGCCGACGAATCGCTGACATCGCCAACCAAGCCGCGAGGGCGTCCGGCCGAAGGCCGCGATAGCGCGGTGTGGTTTCTGCAACAGGCGTTGGCCAATGGCCCAAGGCCAGCCAACGATATCAAGGACGAGGCCACCAATGGTCACTTAATCTCGGCCCGCAGCCTGGATCGTGCCAAGGCCGTTCTCGGCGTGGAGTGCTATCGAGAGAGAATTCCCGGACCCTGGGTTTGGCGACTTCCAACATTGCCAAAAACAACATTGCCAAAAGCCTCACGCGGGAATTATGGCGATGTTGGCAATGTTGCGAATTTCTCGGGAAAAACACCCGATTCAACAACGCCAAAACCCAAGAACGCCAAAATTCCGGTGTGTGAAGAAAACGGGTTGTTCAATCTATCCAACGATGTTCCAGATTGCCCAAACCACCAAAGCAACGGCTATTACCAGCAAGGGTTTTGACCAATGAAAATCCGCCCCCGACAACGAAAACGATACTTTAATTCGGCCACCGCGACACAAGCCAAACGAGGGCCGGCGAGCGATTAGCGCGTTCCGATTTGAGAACGCATCAAAACTCAAACCGGCCCGCCCGGACGCAATAGGCGCAAAATGGTGGCTGCCAATTTTGGCAAAGCGGAGTGAAACCCATGCACTTGACATTTACGTAAGTATTCTCTAGAATGCCATTATGACCAACAAACCGAAGCTACTTTCGCAGCAATTGCGAGAAGCAATTTTGAACGCCGACGTTTCTCGCTATCGCATCTCAAAAGACACGGGAATTAGTG from Pirellulales bacterium encodes the following:
- a CDS encoding AAA family ATPase, whose protein sequence is MSEANNALKFTIGPVEPSGKRLVRAFQGDLLLAQEKFDVFQSWQAKQFLQAVTSSLPNASKFESFEDALSFVRDGFGEAVRSAASTADAGDKPARKPIIQSLSDVEPEEVSWLWPGRIALGKVTMIAGDPGLGKSFLSLDIAARVSTGASWPDSDECAPHGGVVVLTCEDGLADTIRPRLDAAGADVRRIIALQGVAATDDEGSYQRGVDLSRDLSTVEAAIDFAPDCRLLIVDPFPAFLGKTDSHKNAEVRSVIAPLAELAERRQFAVLGITHLSKSERQAIYRCMGSLAFAAAARAVWAVTKDARDEEKRRRLFLPIKNNLGNDLSGLSFTLATKYGDGGVPCVAWSAEPVDDVTADESLTSPTKPRGRPAEGRDSAVWFLQQALANGPRPANDIKDEATNGHLISARSLDRAKAVLGVECYRERIPGPWVWRLPTLPKTTLPKASRGNYGDVGNVANFSGKTPDSTTPKPKNAKIPVCEENGLFNLSNDVPDCPNHQSNGYYQQGF